Proteins encoded together in one Deinococcus multiflagellatus window:
- a CDS encoding carboxymuconolactone decarboxylase family protein: MSDTPHARDIIFGAQQDRILARLHDLDPDLAHDIQSYAYDTVYDRPGLDLKTKELIACALLVSLGSPPELRTHLRGALNAGATEAEVRGALLMCAPYLGFPRVVAAFELLRQHLESTKKTGPTQEAGLGSEV; this comes from the coding sequence ATGAGCGACACCCCCCACGCCCGCGACATCATTTTCGGCGCCCAGCAGGACCGCATCCTGGCGCGCCTGCACGACCTGGACCCCGATCTGGCCCACGACATCCAGAGCTACGCCTACGACACGGTGTATGACCGCCCCGGGCTGGATCTGAAGACCAAGGAACTGATTGCCTGCGCGCTGCTGGTCTCGCTGGGCAGCCCGCCCGAACTGCGCACCCACCTGCGCGGGGCGCTGAACGCGGGCGCCACCGAAGCCGAGGTGCGCGGCGCCCTGCTGATGTGCGCGCCTTACCTGGGGTTCCCCCGCGTGGTGGCCGCCTTTGAGCTGCTACGCCAGCATCTGGAGAGCACCAAAAAAACCGGCCCCACACAGGAGGCCGGCCTGGGAAGCGAGGTTTAG
- a CDS encoding ATP-dependent Clp protease ATP-binding subunit: MNRYDDRARLVFHYAREEGNRLGHAMVGPEHLLLGLMREGGTAASILGEFGASLDGLRRRVEEIIGRGEGNRLNDAPSITPRARRVMELASTEARALGAQVTSTEHILLGIIREGDGVAFRILQELTKDVDTIRWRILAQGEGSGTKPAKPVATPFLDEYGRDLTKWAREGKLDPVIGRSEEIRRVTQILTRRTKNNPVLIGDPGVGKTAIVEGLALAIHEKRTPPNLHGVRLVSLDLSGVVAGTKYRGEFEERLRQIIEELRNAKVMAFIDELHTLVGAGGAEGTLDAANILKPALSRGEIQVIGATTTGEYHRYIEKDAALERRFQPVIVLEPSPAETLQILRGLKPKYEEHHGVQIPEQALELAVRIGERSLPGRNFPDKAIDLIDEAASRVRLNMSIGLPVAETEDGEPFVTREDIESVINSMGGIYSEETAAQLADLETQLTDQVYGQPDAIRALSSALRRARVGLGGRTRVAASFLFVGPSGVGKTHLAKALARTLFGSERSLIRMDMSEFQESHSVSKLIGSPPGYVGFEQGGRLTEAVRRQPFSVILLDEIEKAHPDVYNTFLQVLDDGRLTDGLGRTVDFRRTIIIMTSNTGFNVNPTVGFSPVTPDNNAPLRHIFTPEFLDRLDEVIRFKSLGEEELVRVAQQLMGEMREELASRELTVTFDPAIAAWLVGKLKSRSPKHAVGSSRQLRTLVREELEDPLALELAHNHGEEVRVVLGQDGIQFEKGEEAAPRQILA, from the coding sequence ATGAACAGATACGACGACCGCGCCCGCCTCGTGTTTCACTATGCCCGGGAAGAAGGCAACCGCCTGGGCCACGCCATGGTGGGCCCCGAACATCTCCTGCTGGGCCTGATGCGCGAGGGCGGCACCGCCGCCAGCATCCTGGGTGAATTTGGCGCCTCGCTCGACGGTCTGCGCCGCCGCGTCGAAGAAATCATCGGGCGCGGCGAAGGCAACCGCCTGAACGACGCCCCCAGCATCACCCCGCGCGCCCGCCGCGTGATGGAACTGGCCAGCACCGAGGCCCGCGCCCTGGGCGCCCAGGTGACCAGCACCGAGCACATCCTGCTGGGCATCATCCGCGAGGGTGACGGCGTGGCCTTCCGGATTCTGCAGGAACTGACCAAGGATGTGGACACGATCCGCTGGCGCATTCTGGCCCAGGGCGAGGGCAGCGGCACCAAGCCGGCCAAGCCGGTGGCGACGCCCTTTCTGGACGAATACGGCCGCGACCTGACCAAGTGGGCGCGCGAGGGCAAGCTGGACCCGGTGATTGGCCGCAGCGAGGAAATCCGGCGCGTCACGCAAATCCTGACCCGCCGCACCAAGAACAACCCGGTGCTGATTGGCGACCCTGGCGTGGGCAAAACCGCGATTGTGGAAGGGCTGGCCCTGGCGATTCACGAGAAGCGCACGCCGCCCAACCTGCACGGCGTCCGCCTCGTTAGCCTGGACCTGAGCGGCGTGGTGGCCGGCACCAAATACCGGGGCGAGTTCGAGGAACGCCTGCGCCAGATCATCGAGGAACTGCGCAACGCCAAGGTGATGGCCTTTATTGACGAGCTGCACACCCTGGTGGGGGCGGGCGGCGCCGAAGGCACGCTGGACGCGGCCAACATCCTGAAGCCCGCGCTGAGCCGTGGGGAAATTCAGGTGATTGGCGCGACCACCACCGGCGAGTACCACCGCTACATCGAGAAGGACGCTGCGCTGGAGCGCCGCTTCCAGCCGGTGATCGTGCTGGAACCCAGCCCCGCCGAAACGCTGCAAATTCTGCGCGGCCTGAAGCCCAAGTACGAGGAACACCACGGCGTGCAGATTCCCGAGCAGGCCCTGGAACTGGCCGTGCGCATTGGCGAACGGTCCCTCCCGGGCCGCAACTTCCCCGACAAGGCCATTGACCTGATTGACGAGGCCGCCAGCCGCGTGCGCCTGAACATGAGCATTGGCCTGCCCGTGGCCGAAACCGAGGACGGCGAGCCCTTCGTGACCCGCGAGGACATCGAGAGCGTCATCAATTCGATGGGCGGCATTTACTCCGAGGAGACGGCCGCGCAACTGGCCGATCTGGAAACGCAGCTGACCGATCAGGTGTACGGCCAGCCCGACGCCATCCGGGCCCTGAGCAGCGCCCTGCGCCGCGCCCGGGTGGGGCTGGGGGGCCGCACCCGCGTGGCCGCCAGCTTCCTGTTCGTGGGCCCCAGCGGCGTGGGCAAAACGCACCTCGCCAAGGCGCTGGCCCGCACGCTGTTCGGCAGCGAGCGCAGCCTGATCCGCATGGACATGAGCGAGTTCCAGGAAAGCCACTCGGTGAGCAAGCTGATCGGTTCGCCCCCTGGGTACGTGGGCTTTGAACAGGGGGGCCGCCTGACCGAAGCGGTGCGCCGCCAGCCCTTCAGCGTGATTCTGCTGGACGAGATCGAGAAGGCGCACCCGGACGTGTACAACACCTTCTTGCAGGTGCTGGACGACGGCCGCCTGACCGACGGGCTGGGCCGCACGGTGGACTTCCGCCGCACGATCATCATCATGACCAGCAACACGGGCTTTAACGTGAACCCCACGGTGGGCTTCTCGCCCGTCACGCCCGACAACAACGCGCCGCTGCGCCACATCTTTACCCCGGAATTCCTGGACCGCCTGGACGAAGTGATTCGCTTCAAGTCGCTGGGCGAGGAAGAACTGGTGCGCGTGGCCCAGCAGCTGATGGGCGAGATGCGCGAGGAGCTGGCCAGCCGTGAACTGACGGTGACCTTTGACCCCGCGATTGCCGCGTGGCTGGTGGGCAAGCTGAAGTCGCGCAGTCCCAAGCACGCCGTGGGCAGCAGCCGCCAGCTGCGCACCCTGGTCCGCGAGGAACTGGAAGACCCCCTGGCGCTGGAACTGGCACACAACCACGGCGAGGAAGTGCGCGTGGTGCTGGGCCAGGACGGTATTCAGTTCGAGAAGGGCGAGGAAGCCGCGCCCCGGCAGATTCTGGCGTAA
- a CDS encoding DUF2087 domain-containing protein, whose protein sequence is MTKSIHDFQDEHGRITGWPSDRRRAHQLAILDYLTGLFDPGVSYDQGQVEGVLADHSTLEDPSILLRELVESDYLATDGQVYWRADGRPGTRASSPGERG, encoded by the coding sequence ATGACGAAGAGCATTCACGATTTCCAGGACGAACACGGCCGCATCACCGGGTGGCCCAGCGACCGCCGCCGCGCGCACCAGCTGGCCATTCTGGATTACCTGACCGGCCTGTTTGATCCGGGCGTGTCCTACGACCAGGGGCAGGTGGAAGGCGTGCTGGCCGACCACAGCACCCTGGAAGACCCCAGCATTCTGCTGAGGGAACTGGTGGAGAGCGATTACCTCGCCACCGACGGTCAGGTGTACTGGCGCGCCGATGGCCGCCCAGGCACCCGCGCGTCCAGCCCAGGTGAGCGTGGCTAA
- the radA gene encoding DNA repair protein RadA, whose protein sequence is MAKVRASYICTSCGYQAAKPLGRCPNCQAWNSFEEEAPTAVPGKAGRGGAYGGLVGGKLTALSTVGRREEPRTPSGIPELDRVLGGGLVAGGVTLIGGEPGIGKSTLLLQVADRVARTSGPVLYVAGEESLEQIRLRADRLGVAAEIQLTRDTRAEHVAALMAEHKPALCIVDSIQTVTVEGEGAPGGVAQVRDGTSMLTRAAKETGTATVLVGHVTKDGTVAGPKVMEHIVDTTVFLESVGAYRLLRSVKNRFGQAGELGVFEMRGEGLMAVENPSAAFLAERPLGVPGSVVASTIDGQRPMLLEVQALASKTPYPNARRVVVGLDPRRVDVVLAVLERRLDLTLGGLDVYVNLAGGLKVPDPGLDLAVALAVYSAVVGRALPGNVAVFGEVGLAGEVRSTQAALRRAEEARRAGYERLIVPPGLDGSPGVKSVEEAVGAVWGGAKA, encoded by the coding sequence GTGGCTAAGGTCCGCGCCAGTTACATCTGCACCAGCTGCGGGTATCAGGCGGCCAAACCGCTGGGCCGCTGCCCCAACTGCCAGGCGTGGAACTCGTTCGAGGAAGAAGCGCCCACCGCTGTCCCTGGAAAAGCGGGGCGGGGTGGGGCTTACGGCGGCCTCGTGGGCGGCAAGCTCACGGCGCTGTCCACCGTGGGGCGGCGCGAGGAACCCCGCACGCCCAGCGGCATTCCCGAACTGGACCGGGTGCTGGGCGGCGGGCTGGTGGCGGGCGGCGTAACCCTGATCGGCGGCGAGCCCGGCATTGGCAAAAGCACGCTGCTGCTGCAGGTGGCCGACCGGGTGGCCCGCACCAGCGGCCCCGTGCTATACGTGGCCGGCGAGGAATCGCTGGAGCAGATCAGGTTGCGCGCCGACCGCCTGGGCGTGGCCGCCGAGATTCAGCTCACCCGCGACACCCGCGCCGAGCATGTGGCCGCCCTGATGGCCGAACACAAGCCCGCGCTGTGCATCGTGGACAGTATTCAGACCGTCACTGTGGAAGGCGAGGGCGCGCCCGGCGGCGTGGCCCAGGTGCGCGACGGCACCTCCATGCTGACCCGCGCGGCCAAGGAAACGGGCACCGCGACCGTGCTGGTGGGTCACGTCACCAAAGACGGCACGGTGGCCGGGCCCAAGGTCATGGAGCACATCGTGGACACCACGGTCTTTCTGGAATCGGTGGGGGCCTACCGCCTGCTGCGCAGCGTGAAAAACCGCTTCGGGCAGGCGGGGGAACTGGGCGTGTTCGAGATGCGCGGCGAGGGCCTGATGGCCGTGGAAAACCCCAGTGCCGCCTTCCTGGCCGAGCGGCCCCTGGGCGTGCCGGGCAGCGTGGTGGCCTCCACCATTGACGGTCAGCGGCCCATGCTGCTGGAGGTGCAGGCCCTGGCCAGCAAAACGCCCTACCCCAACGCCCGCCGCGTGGTGGTGGGCCTGGACCCCCGGCGTGTGGACGTGGTGCTGGCGGTGCTGGAACGAAGGCTGGACCTGACGCTGGGCGGGCTGGACGTGTACGTGAACCTCGCCGGCGGCCTGAAGGTGCCGGACCCGGGGCTGGACCTCGCGGTGGCGCTGGCAGTGTACTCGGCGGTGGTGGGGCGCGCCCTGCCCGGCAATGTGGCGGTGTTTGGCGAGGTGGGGCTGGCGGGCGAGGTTCGCTCGACGCAGGCCGCCCTGCGCCGCGCCGAGGAAGCCCGCCGCGCCGGCTACGAGCGCCTGATCGTGCCGCCGGGGTTGGACGGCAGCCCCGGGGTCAAGAGCGTGGAAGAGGCTGTGGGGGCGGTGTGGGGTGGGGCGAAGGCGTAG